The Streptomyces sp. NBC_01197 genome window below encodes:
- a CDS encoding NADPH-dependent F420 reductase, producing MRRRGAAHRPAAHGTTPGENTAPHSHSTRTNTAPHQETPSGGHIMKIGIIGAGNIGGNLTRRLTALGHDVSVANSRGPHTLGDLADETGATPVPAAEAARGAEVVVIAIPLSAVPDLPSGLLDGAAQGVAVIDTGNYYPRERDGRIDAIEDGLTESRWTEQQIGHPVIKAFNGTYAHNIIDAARPQGASGRFALPVAGDDEAAKRVVRELIDAIGFDTVDAGGIDDSWRQQPDTPVYGLSADADGIAKALADAPRERPAAFRA from the coding sequence ATGCGCCGGCGCGGAGCAGCGCACCGGCCGGCAGCGCACGGTACGACACCGGGTGAGAACACAGCACCACACAGCCACAGCACACGCACGAACACAGCACCGCACCAGGAAACCCCTAGCGGAGGGCACATCATGAAGATCGGCATCATCGGCGCCGGAAACATCGGCGGCAATCTCACCCGTCGGCTCACGGCGCTCGGGCACGACGTGTCCGTGGCCAACTCGCGCGGCCCGCACACCCTGGGCGATCTCGCCGACGAGACGGGGGCCACCCCTGTCCCGGCCGCCGAGGCGGCGCGCGGTGCCGAGGTCGTCGTGATCGCCATCCCGCTGAGTGCCGTACCGGATCTCCCGTCCGGTCTGCTCGACGGCGCCGCTCAGGGCGTCGCCGTGATCGACACCGGCAACTACTACCCGCGGGAGCGGGACGGGCGGATCGACGCCATCGAGGACGGGCTCACCGAGAGCCGCTGGACCGAGCAGCAGATCGGCCACCCGGTCATCAAGGCGTTCAACGGCACCTACGCGCACAACATCATCGACGCGGCCCGGCCCCAGGGGGCTTCCGGCCGGTTCGCGCTGCCGGTCGCGGGGGACGACGAGGCCGCCAAGCGGGTCGTACGCGAGCTGATCGACGCGATCGGTTTCGACACCGTTGACGCGGGCGGTATCGACGACTCCTGGCGCCAGCAGCCGGATACGCCTGTCTACGGGCTCTCGGCCGACGCGGACGGGATCGCCAAGGCGCTCGCCGATGCCCCGCGCGAGCGCCCCGCTGCCTTCCGGGCCTGA
- a CDS encoding glycoside hydrolase family 64 protein encodes MISRRLFLTGAAATATALTYPAWGSALSPRASASAATCELALENKSLPGNVNAYVTGHEQGTNQWVLLRADGSVYHPQSPSAPQTPLPVDCAIPLKAAGAGPVVLTLPQMYGARVYFVRDDKLDFFLNPGPALVEPAFATAADPNYGRTWSFCEFTFNPDQLYANISYVDLVTALPIGLSLKGDSDHTVAPLPDGAVDKIAADLTAQAGKDGRPWDKLVIRGSDGKVLRVISPQNLMASAPPDAMPFGDLWTGYVDQVWEKYSSTDLTIDLQGGRGSLKGRVSGGTLTFDGGHTFTKPDSKSIFTCNDGPFANNPGDPDDKKALLARIAAGFNRSIMLTHPGQPNGTTAADYYQGDVTNHWARVVHANSPIGYAFPYDDVVPDGQPDVSGAANDGNPVRFTVSVGS; translated from the coding sequence GTGATATCCCGCAGACTGTTCCTGACCGGCGCCGCGGCGACCGCCACCGCTCTCACCTACCCCGCCTGGGGAAGCGCGCTGAGTCCACGCGCCTCGGCCTCCGCCGCCACCTGCGAACTGGCCCTGGAGAACAAGTCGTTGCCCGGCAACGTCAACGCCTACGTCACCGGCCACGAGCAGGGCACCAACCAGTGGGTGCTGCTGCGCGCCGACGGCAGCGTGTACCACCCACAGTCGCCGTCGGCCCCGCAGACACCGCTGCCGGTCGACTGCGCCATCCCCCTGAAGGCCGCAGGCGCCGGGCCGGTCGTCCTGACGCTGCCCCAGATGTACGGTGCCCGCGTCTACTTCGTTCGCGACGACAAACTCGACTTCTTCCTCAACCCGGGCCCTGCCCTGGTAGAGCCGGCCTTCGCCACCGCCGCGGACCCGAACTACGGCCGCACCTGGTCGTTCTGCGAGTTCACCTTCAACCCGGACCAGCTGTACGCCAACATCTCCTACGTCGACCTGGTGACCGCCCTGCCCATCGGGCTCTCGCTCAAGGGCGACAGCGACCACACCGTGGCGCCGCTCCCCGACGGCGCGGTCGACAAGATCGCCGCGGATCTCACCGCCCAGGCGGGCAAGGACGGCCGGCCCTGGGACAAGCTGGTCATCCGCGGCTCGGACGGCAAGGTGCTACGGGTGATCTCGCCGCAGAACCTGATGGCGTCCGCGCCCCCCGACGCGATGCCGTTCGGCGATCTGTGGACCGGCTACGTGGACCAGGTCTGGGAGAAGTACAGCTCCACCGACCTCACCATCGACCTGCAGGGCGGCAGGGGCAGCCTGAAGGGCCGGGTCAGCGGCGGCACCCTCACCTTCGACGGCGGCCACACCTTCACCAAGCCCGACTCGAAGTCCATCTTCACCTGCAACGACGGCCCGTTCGCCAACAATCCGGGGGACCCCGACGACAAGAAGGCGCTGCTCGCCAGGATCGCGGCCGGGTTCAACCGGTCGATCATGCTCACCCACCCCGGCCAGCCGAACGGAACCACCGCTGCCGACTACTACCAGGGGGACGTGACCAACCACTGGGCGCGAGTGGTCCACGCCAACTCGCCGATCGGGTACGCCTTCCCGTACGACGACGTGGTCCCCGACGGCCAGCCCGATGTCTCGGGCGCCGCGAACGACGGCAATCCGGTCCGCTTCACGGTGTCCGTCGGGTCCTGA
- a CDS encoding EF-hand domain-containing protein: MADKEEARKAFERLDVDGDGRITASEYKSVMAQLGDFHVTETVAQSIIRSKDANGDGRLSFEEFWASLDK; encoded by the coding sequence GTGGCGGACAAAGAAGAGGCCCGCAAGGCGTTCGAGCGTCTCGACGTGGACGGCGACGGCCGGATCACGGCGAGCGAGTACAAGAGCGTCATGGCGCAGCTCGGTGACTTCCATGTGACCGAGACCGTGGCTCAGTCCATCATCAGGTCCAAGGACGCCAACGGCGACGGCAGGCTCTCCTTCGAGGAGTTCTGGGCGTCGCTGGACAAGTAG
- a CDS encoding GNAT family N-acetyltransferase, protein MPSPRNGASRGTLAAVLAAAARGSFPPADGATTVIAQPNARDAGVLALTAHSVVFLDEDPLWVRRTLAGIAADPLAAAMNPAFLAALMARTGRRMNTIDLLTAAPALRGEPPVALREIEDPDHPRVARSRTFRDGVRVWAADGGVLIMGRGVAGRQEAAIEVDEAARGRGLGPRLAVAARHLVKGEVVWAQQSPGNARSVRAFQRAGYLPVGSEAPLVAE, encoded by the coding sequence ATGCCTTCGCCCAGGAACGGCGCGTCACGCGGCACTCTGGCAGCCGTCCTGGCAGCGGCGGCCCGCGGTTCCTTCCCGCCTGCGGACGGGGCGACGACCGTGATCGCCCAGCCGAACGCCCGGGACGCCGGGGTGCTGGCCCTGACCGCCCACTCGGTGGTCTTCCTCGACGAGGATCCGCTGTGGGTACGGAGGACGCTGGCCGGGATCGCGGCGGATCCGCTCGCCGCAGCGATGAACCCGGCCTTCCTGGCCGCGCTGATGGCCCGTACCGGCCGCCGGATGAACACCATCGACCTGCTGACGGCCGCCCCCGCGCTGCGGGGCGAACCCCCGGTCGCGCTGCGGGAGATCGAGGACCCGGACCACCCGAGGGTGGCCCGGTCCCGGACGTTCCGCGACGGCGTCCGGGTGTGGGCGGCTGACGGCGGGGTGCTGATCATGGGGCGCGGGGTCGCGGGGCGCCAGGAGGCCGCCATCGAGGTGGACGAGGCGGCGCGCGGCCGGGGGCTGGGACCACGGCTGGCGGTGGCCGCGCGGCACCTCGTCAAGGGGGAGGTCGTATGGGCACAGCAGTCGCCGGGCAACGCCCGCAGCGTGCGGGCGTTCCAGCGGGCGGGGTACCTGCCGGTGGGCTCGGAGGCACCGCTGGTGGCGGAGTGA
- a CDS encoding YncE family protein, with protein MITKRTTGLFATAVITGLTVALGGCGSSGGAGHAHPDTTRPTTAAVAKRGTVAKPAEPAPLAGMPPVLNPKDLYAADHPGKLSPVVRKFPSLVYVPNTNSNTVDVINPRTYKVIRTIPVGVQPQHVVPSWDLKTLWVNNDRGNTLTPIDPATGKVGKALAVHDPYNLYFTPNGKYAIVMASLDRQLVFRDPHTMKVKKALPVACAGVNHADFSADGRYFIVSCEFSGELLKVDTEKMKVVGQQKLPFTGAMPQDVKISPDGRTFYIADMVADGVWVLPADKFTTPKLVHTGKGCHGLYISRDSKEMYISNRGEGTISVFGFAQNKLIKKWVLPGGGSPDMGGVSANGKVLWLTGRYNAEVYAIDTTSGKQLARIPVGSGPHGLAVYPQPGRYSLGHTGIFR; from the coding sequence ATGATCACCAAACGCACCACCGGGCTGTTCGCCACCGCCGTCATCACCGGCCTCACCGTCGCACTCGGCGGCTGCGGGTCGTCCGGCGGGGCCGGGCACGCACACCCGGACACCACCAGGCCCACCACAGCGGCCGTCGCGAAGCGGGGCACCGTGGCGAAGCCGGCGGAACCCGCGCCGCTGGCCGGTATGCCCCCGGTTCTCAATCCCAAGGACCTGTACGCGGCCGACCATCCGGGCAAACTCTCGCCCGTCGTAAGGAAGTTCCCGTCCCTGGTCTATGTTCCGAACACCAACTCCAACACGGTCGATGTGATCAACCCCAGGACGTACAAGGTCATCCGCACCATCCCGGTCGGTGTGCAGCCGCAGCACGTCGTGCCTTCCTGGGACCTGAAGACGCTCTGGGTCAACAACGACCGCGGCAACACGCTCACGCCGATCGATCCGGCGACGGGCAAGGTGGGGAAGGCGCTCGCCGTCCACGACCCGTACAACCTCTACTTCACACCCAACGGCAAGTACGCCATCGTCATGGCCTCGCTCGACCGTCAGCTCGTCTTCCGCGACCCGCACACCATGAAGGTCAAGAAGGCGCTCCCGGTGGCGTGTGCCGGCGTCAACCACGCGGACTTCTCCGCCGACGGGCGGTACTTCATCGTCTCCTGTGAGTTCTCCGGTGAACTGCTCAAGGTCGACACCGAGAAGATGAAGGTGGTCGGTCAGCAGAAGCTGCCCTTCACGGGGGCGATGCCGCAGGACGTGAAGATCTCGCCGGACGGACGGACCTTCTACATCGCCGACATGGTGGCCGACGGGGTGTGGGTGCTCCCGGCGGACAAGTTCACCACCCCGAAGCTGGTGCACACCGGCAAGGGCTGCCACGGGCTCTACATCAGCCGCGACTCCAAGGAGATGTACATCTCCAACCGGGGCGAGGGCACGATCTCGGTCTTCGGCTTCGCGCAGAACAAGCTCATCAAGAAGTGGGTCCTGCCCGGCGGCGGGAGCCCCGACATGGGCGGCGTATCGGCGAACGGCAAGGTGCTCTGGCTGACCGGGCGTTACAACGCGGAGGTGTACGCGATCGACACCACCAGCGGCAAGCAGCTCGCCCGCATCCCGGTCGGCAGCGGCCCGCACGGCCTCGCGGTGTACCCGCAGCCCGGCCGCTACTCGCTGGGCCACACCGGGATCTTCCGCTAG
- a CDS encoding polysaccharide deacetylase family protein, producing the protein MTDISRRSALRAGAGAAVAGAFTAGCSGGGAPAAAPSPAGARPARSPSGPAKPPAPLHAPAPLAFAGQPVQIANGPRGRPRVALTFHGQGKPAVAESVLAEVERAGARVTVLAVGTWLDEYPAMARRILDGGHDLGNHTLHHTSISAMSEREAYAEITGCADRLRRLTGSIGTWFRPSRTQYATPLVQRLARRAGYPHVLSYDTDSLDFTSPGSAAVVRNVTGAVRPGSVVSMHFGYADTVAALPAILDAFDRRGLHAVTTTELLTS; encoded by the coding sequence GTGACTGATATAAGCCGCCGCAGCGCACTGCGGGCAGGAGCCGGCGCGGCCGTCGCCGGGGCGTTCACCGCGGGCTGTTCCGGCGGTGGCGCACCCGCGGCGGCCCCTTCCCCGGCCGGAGCCCGCCCCGCACGCTCCCCTTCCGGGCCCGCGAAGCCCCCGGCCCCCCTCCACGCCCCGGCCCCCCTCGCCTTCGCCGGGCAGCCGGTCCAGATCGCGAACGGCCCCCGCGGCCGCCCCCGCGTCGCGCTCACCTTCCACGGCCAGGGCAAACCCGCCGTCGCCGAGTCCGTGCTCGCAGAGGTGGAACGGGCCGGAGCGCGGGTCACCGTCCTCGCCGTCGGCACCTGGCTCGACGAGTATCCCGCGATGGCCCGCCGGATCCTCGACGGCGGTCACGACCTGGGCAACCACACCCTCCATCACACCTCCATCTCGGCGATGAGCGAGCGGGAGGCGTACGCGGAGATCACCGGCTGTGCCGACCGGCTGCGGCGGCTCACGGGCTCCATCGGCACCTGGTTCCGCCCCTCGCGCACCCAGTACGCGACCCCCCTGGTCCAGCGGCTCGCGAGACGCGCGGGGTACCCGCACGTGCTCTCGTACGACACCGACTCTCTCGACTTCACCTCGCCCGGCAGCGCGGCCGTCGTCCGCAACGTCACCGGCGCGGTCCGGCCGGGGTCGGTGGTCTCGATGCACTTCGGCTACGCGGACACGGTCGCCGCGCTGCCCGCCATCCTCGACGCCTTCGACCGCCGCGGGCTGCACGCGGTGACGACTACGGAGCTGCTGACCTCATGA
- a CDS encoding ATP-binding protein produces the protein MMGGMAGLEGVEQPRQRVQADAARWVPAVEDEQALKALELFGSPTDAEVRLASRPESAATARRLTRGVVLRQWGLSAQTAEYAVLLVSELVGNAVRHTGARVFGLRMLRRRGWIRVEVRDPSRGLPCLMPVQPMDVSGRGLFLVDKLSDRWGVDLLPRGKTTWFEMRVADRQSS, from the coding sequence ATGATGGGGGGCATGGCGGGCCTGGAGGGTGTGGAGCAACCGCGGCAGCGCGTTCAAGCGGATGCTGCGCGATGGGTACCGGCCGTTGAGGACGAACAGGCCCTGAAAGCACTGGAGTTGTTCGGAAGCCCAACGGACGCGGAGGTGCGCCTGGCGTCCCGTCCGGAGTCGGCGGCGACCGCGCGGCGGCTCACCCGGGGCGTCGTACTGCGTCAGTGGGGGCTCTCCGCGCAGACCGCCGAGTACGCGGTGTTACTGGTGTCGGAGCTCGTCGGCAACGCGGTCCGCCACACCGGCGCCCGGGTCTTCGGGCTCCGGATGCTGCGTCGCCGGGGCTGGATCCGGGTGGAGGTGCGCGATCCGTCCCGCGGGCTGCCCTGTCTGATGCCGGTCCAGCCGATGGATGTCAGTGGCCGCGGCCTCTTCCTGGTCGACAAGCTCTCGGACCGCTGGGGGGTGGACCTGCTGCCGCGCGGCAAGACCACCTGGTTCGAGATGAGGGTCGCCGACCGTCAGTCCTCGTGA
- a CDS encoding enoyl-CoA hydratase/isomerase family protein gives MTVTLEVSEGVGTIRLVRPPMNALNVAIQDRLRELAEEASQRDDVRAVVLYGGEKVFAAGADIKEMQAMDHAAMVVRSRALQDSFTAVARIPKPVVAGVTGYALGGGCELALCADFRIAADNAKLGQPEILLGLIPGAGGTQRLSRLIGPSKAKDLIFTGRQVKAPEALALGLVDRVVPAAEVYEQAQAWAARLAQGPAIALRAAKESIDAGLETDLGTGLAIERTWFAGLFATEDRELGMRSFVEEGPGKAKFR, from the coding sequence ATGACAGTCACCCTCGAAGTCTCCGAAGGCGTCGGCACCATCCGTCTGGTCCGCCCGCCGATGAACGCACTCAACGTCGCGATCCAGGACCGGCTCCGCGAGCTCGCCGAAGAGGCGTCCCAGCGCGACGACGTACGTGCCGTGGTGCTCTACGGCGGCGAGAAGGTGTTCGCGGCCGGAGCGGACATCAAGGAGATGCAGGCGATGGACCACGCGGCGATGGTCGTACGCTCCCGGGCCCTGCAGGACTCCTTCACCGCGGTGGCCAGGATCCCCAAGCCCGTGGTCGCCGGGGTCACCGGATACGCGCTGGGCGGCGGCTGCGAACTGGCGCTCTGCGCCGACTTCCGTATCGCGGCCGACAACGCCAAGCTCGGCCAGCCCGAGATCCTGCTCGGCCTGATCCCCGGCGCGGGCGGCACCCAGCGGCTCTCCCGGCTGATCGGTCCCTCCAAGGCCAAGGACCTGATTTTCACCGGCCGTCAGGTCAAAGCGCCCGAGGCGCTCGCCCTCGGCCTGGTCGACCGGGTCGTCCCGGCGGCCGAGGTGTACGAGCAGGCGCAGGCCTGGGCGGCTCGGCTCGCCCAGGGGCCGGCCATCGCGCTGCGCGCCGCCAAGGAGTCCATCGACGCGGGTCTGGAGACGGACCTCGGCACCGGACTGGCCATCGAGCGCACCTGGTTCGCCGGTCTCTTCGCGACGGAGGACCGTGAACTGGGGATGCGCAGCTTCGTCGAAGAGGGCCCCGGCAAGGCCAAGTTCCGCTGA
- a CDS encoding L,D-transpeptidase, translating to MNGRPISGTSAGVRPAHGSRRGGPGLLALLLGALLLLVTACGGSGSGGGEKAKQGEGKAAEPAASQAVVTVTPQDGAESVATSDALKVTADQGRLTSVTVKDTKGNEVAGRIAAGGASWQPLQHLPAATRFKVHAVAKDAKGRESAKDTAFTTLVPKNTFVGQYTPEDGSTVGVGMPVSIHFTRGITHPADVADAIKVTADPAVPVEGHWFGNDRLDIRPEKYWAAGTKVTVKLNLDGVEGRPGVYGKQTKTVKFTVGRSMVSTVDADSHTMKVVKDGKLIRTIPISAGAPATTTYNGQMVISEKYAVTRMNGATVGFGGEYDIKDVPHAMRLSDSGTFVHGNYWASNSTFGAANTSHGCVGLHDVRGGWSKETPAAWYYNRSIVGDVVIVKNSHDKTIQPDNGLNGWNMSWADWKK from the coding sequence TTGAACGGGCGACCGATATCGGGGACATCGGCCGGGGTCCGGCCTGCGCACGGATCGCGGCGCGGCGGGCCCGGGCTGCTGGCCCTCCTGCTGGGCGCGCTGCTGCTGCTTGTCACGGCGTGCGGCGGTTCGGGGAGCGGCGGCGGTGAGAAGGCGAAGCAGGGTGAGGGCAAGGCGGCCGAACCCGCCGCCTCGCAGGCCGTCGTGACGGTGACCCCGCAGGACGGCGCCGAGTCGGTGGCCACCAGCGACGCGCTCAAGGTCACCGCGGACCAGGGCCGACTGACCTCCGTCACCGTCAAGGACACCAAGGGCAACGAGGTCGCGGGCCGTATCGCGGCGGGCGGCGCCAGCTGGCAGCCGCTCCAGCACCTGCCCGCGGCCACCAGGTTCAAGGTGCACGCGGTCGCCAAGGACGCCAAGGGCCGGGAGTCCGCGAAGGACACCGCGTTCACCACGCTCGTGCCGAAGAACACCTTCGTCGGCCAGTACACACCGGAGGACGGCTCGACCGTCGGTGTCGGTATGCCGGTCTCGATCCACTTCACCCGCGGGATCACCCACCCCGCGGACGTGGCGGACGCGATCAAGGTGACGGCCGACCCCGCCGTACCGGTCGAGGGCCACTGGTTCGGCAACGACCGCCTCGACATCCGCCCCGAGAAGTACTGGGCGGCCGGCACCAAGGTGACGGTGAAGCTGAACCTCGACGGTGTCGAGGGCCGGCCCGGGGTGTACGGGAAGCAGACGAAGACCGTGAAGTTCACCGTCGGCCGCTCGATGGTCTCCACGGTGGACGCGGACAGCCACACCATGAAGGTCGTCAAGGACGGCAAGCTGATCAGGACCATTCCGATCAGCGCGGGCGCCCCGGCGACCACGACGTACAACGGCCAGATGGTCATCAGCGAGAAGTACGCGGTGACCCGGATGAACGGCGCCACCGTCGGGTTCGGCGGTGAGTACGACATCAAGGACGTGCCGCACGCGATGCGCCTGTCCGACTCCGGCACCTTCGTGCACGGCAACTACTGGGCGTCCAACAGCACGTTCGGCGCCGCCAACACCAGCCACGGCTGTGTCGGCCTGCACGACGTGCGCGGTGGCTGGAGCAAGGAGACCCCGGCCGCCTGGTACTACAACAGGTCGATCGTCGGTGACGTGGTGATCGTCAAGAACTCGCACGACAAGACGATCCAGCCGGACAACGGGCTCAACGGCTGGAATATGTCCTGGGCGGACTGGAAGAAGTAA
- a CDS encoding L,D-transpeptidase, producing the protein MTKRTWAGVAAALVWAGLLAGPTGCGAGWDGKPRAPEEAIRVVPDDGAKGVRANDEVEVRVPDGKRLEQVTVYSGTDGHREVLPGSVSGDGRTWKPDGGRLGLASEYSVDAVASDGDGHTLARHTTFTTFVPPHRFIGYFTPENGSTVGTGMIVSFNFNRPVENRTAVERAIRVTAAPSVPVEGHWFGKTRLDFRPSAYWKPGTRVSVGMRLRDVQAAPGVYGTQQKTIGFTVGRSQVSVVDTAAHTMAVRRDGTLLTTLPVTAGAPKHTTYNGKMIVMEKHAVTRMNGRTVGFGGEYDIPDVPHAMRLTNSGTFLHGNYWAPARTFGASNTSHGCVGLRDVRGGSADSPAGWLFDNTLIGDVVEIVNSPDTTVAPDNGLSGWNLDWAHWKSGSALG; encoded by the coding sequence CTGACAAAGCGGACATGGGCGGGCGTCGCGGCCGCGCTGGTATGGGCGGGACTGCTGGCCGGACCGACCGGATGCGGAGCCGGCTGGGATGGAAAACCCCGGGCCCCCGAAGAGGCGATCCGGGTGGTGCCCGACGACGGCGCGAAGGGCGTCCGCGCGAACGACGAGGTCGAGGTACGGGTACCGGACGGTAAGCGGCTCGAACAGGTCACCGTCTACAGCGGCACCGACGGGCACCGCGAGGTGCTTCCCGGCAGTGTCTCCGGCGACGGCAGGACCTGGAAGCCGGACGGCGGCCGACTGGGGCTCGCATCCGAGTACTCGGTGGACGCGGTGGCCTCCGACGGCGACGGCCACACCCTGGCCCGCCACACCACCTTCACCACGTTCGTCCCCCCGCACCGCTTCATCGGCTACTTCACACCGGAGAACGGCTCCACCGTCGGCACCGGCATGATCGTCTCCTTCAACTTCAACCGCCCGGTCGAGAACCGCACGGCCGTGGAGCGGGCGATCCGCGTCACCGCCGCCCCATCGGTCCCGGTCGAGGGCCACTGGTTCGGCAAGACCCGTCTGGACTTCCGGCCGAGCGCGTACTGGAAGCCGGGCACCCGGGTCTCCGTCGGGATGCGGCTGCGCGACGTGCAGGCGGCGCCGGGGGTGTACGGGACTCAGCAGAAGACCATCGGCTTCACGGTGGGCCGCTCCCAGGTGTCCGTGGTCGACACGGCGGCGCACACCATGGCCGTACGCCGTGACGGCACCCTCCTGACGACCCTGCCGGTCACCGCCGGCGCCCCGAAACACACCACGTACAACGGCAAGATGATCGTCATGGAGAAGCACGCGGTGACCCGGATGAACGGCCGGACGGTCGGCTTCGGCGGTGAGTACGACATCCCGGATGTCCCGCACGCGATGCGGCTGACCAACTCGGGGACGTTCCTGCACGGCAACTACTGGGCGCCCGCCCGTACCTTCGGCGCTTCCAACACCAGCCACGGCTGCGTCGGACTGCGCGATGTGCGCGGCGGCAGTGCCGATTCCCCGGCCGGCTGGCTCTTCGACAACACGCTGATCGGCGACGTGGTGGAGATCGTCAACTCACCGGACACGACAGTCGCCCCGGACAACGGGCTCAGCGGCTGGAACCTGGACTGGGCCCACTGGAAGTCCGGCTCGGCGCTCGGCTGA